The Sceloporus undulatus isolate JIND9_A2432 ecotype Alabama unplaced genomic scaffold, SceUnd_v1.1 scaffold_5368, whole genome shotgun sequence DNA segment CAAATACATCAGGAATGTCAGAAGTTATCAGAATGCATTTTGATAGATGTGGGTTGTAGTAGGCATATctgttatttcttatttattctaTATGCCCTCACTAAAACTTGTGTGTTCCTCACAGGGATGTGTAGTGATCCGCTATACTGCTCCCTGGAGATTGGTGTTTTTTTCAGAATCCATGGGTATAAAATCCATGCAGAATTTGGCGAAGAAGCTGTTGAAGCTCCTCTTTGACTACAGGGTGGAGATGAAACCCTTGTTCTTCCATGTCTTCAGCAATGGAGGTGCCATGTTCTATCGTTATATTGTGGACCTGCTCCATACTCAGCAGGAGTTCCAGCAGCTGAAGGTGGTGGGTACTGTCTTCGACAGTGCTCCTGGCCGGAAGAACTTGAGTGGTGCACTTCGTGCCATGTCAATTGTCTTGGCATCGTACAATGTATGTGTTAAGTATTCTCTTCTACTGACATTTGCAGTCCTTGCAGTGACATTCCGGATTGTGCTGTATCCTTTTTCTCGCTTTGTACACGAGACCCACTATGATGCCATGTTGAAGCAACCCTCTGAATGGCCTGAGCTCTACCTCTATTCTAAGGCTGATCCTGTTATTCTAGCAAGTGATGTGGAGAACATGGTGAAGGCTCGGCGGCAACGTCAAGTTGTTGTTAAGACTGTGGACTTCATAGACTCAAATCATGTCAGCCATCTGAGGGCATATCCCACCTCATATGTGACTCATTGCACCTCTTTCATGTACAGTTGCATTGGAAGCACTTAGGCACACCAGGGTATCTGCTAGAGAAGAGTATGCAGAAGTGTCTCTTCTCTCTCAATAATGTATTTATACAAAGCATTTGTGACTACTACTGCTGCTCATGGTGGAGGTTGGAGTATTTCTGAGAAATTGAATATCTGAAATTATTACATTGCTCAGAATTAGAGAGTGGGACTGCAAGAAGCCCAAATTGATACATCTTATAATAAATATTTCCCTTTGGCTGTGCTTGTTGGCAAGGGGTGGCTAAAGTGTGGCCTGCAGGCTTCATATGTCCCCCTAGGACTCCCAAGGTGTCACAACATATTATTTGCTCCAGAATGTCCCCAAATGCATTCTGGGGGTGCAGAGGGCATTCCACCACATTTGGGGGCCCCTTAGGAGTCAACAAATCTTACAattgtttaaaaactttttttgtcTTGAAATGCTCCAGAATGTCCACTGGTAGTATAGGATGCATTTTCATCACCTTTTATGGGCCCTCTTGGCCAATTTAGGCCCAAGAGTGGCTTTTTGTGAAACCCCAAAATAGTGAAAATGCCCCCATACCATGTAGAGGTATTTAGGGTCAAAATATTGTGGGGTTTTTAAATTCGTTGGAACAGGTGTGACCCTCCAAGGTCCCTTAGGAAGCTAATGTGGCTCCTGGCCTTCCACACTTGCCCACCCTGCTATATAAGCtttagaaaatgcttttttatttgctgtcCTTGCTCAAGTGTCTGAGTGAAGAAAAGTTAAACTCTGTGACCtatataaatgcatatatatttaCATGTGTTTGCTTGATTTGTATAATGTTATTCTGTAGACTCCGAATAACATGGTGGTAACTATACCAAGCACTGAAATTACCCTTTCAAATGAAATATTATTTAGCTTTTTGTCTGATCACTGAAATTTTAACAGGCATAGGCTCTTGAGTTTACTTGTGCCTCATAATATGTTCTCTGTGTTCGTTCTGTATATGCAAAGTTACAGTGTTATATACAGATCTACCTATATTTCCATGAGAGGATCATGCTGTCTCCTGTCCTTCTTTGTACCTAAAAGTTGTATCTGTGTGTTCCTTATTTCTCTGGATTTTCCCTTGTTCTGTTTTACAGCATTATCCATTGTATGGCTCCTGTCTTGGCTGTTCTCCTTCTCTGACACATCTTCATAGAATTGCCCCTTTGGGAGGATGACCTTTTAGCTGAGGACAGTCAGGCCATGATCTACCACACAGAATAAAGATGAGGAATCTCCTCAAgttagttttaataataataataatatgttttatttgtataccgcttttcctatgatcaaagcggtttacagcatacatatgcatatacaacaaagcaagtaacaaaacaaacaaacaaaaaaaactctgcttctctcccctcaagatggaggtcggggggagggctcttcttcttggcaggcggaggcctgttgtttcttgcctgcttctctcccctcaagatggaggtcggggggagggctcttcaacttggcaggcggaggcctgtcgtttcttgcctgcttctctcccctcaagatggaggtcgggggagggctcaaAAAACCAAACACTTATGCTCCACATTAATACAGAATAACTgccatatatttacatatacacatcATCATCTGTACCAATAAGCTTTGATTAAATGGTTATGTTAATACTGAACATGTTAAATTAATTTAGTCATGTGGATCGGACTACTAGCCAGGCTGTTACAGTTGCATTAAAAGGGCAGTTGACCCATCTTGTGTTTTCATATATTTGCTCTTTTACAAATTTTATCAGTTTGCCTCTTATAACTTTGCATGTCTTTGATCTTGAAGGTCCTGTCACATGGGACATCTTATTTCTAGTTTAATTGTCTAACAGAAATAATTCTTTAGGAAAATGGGATATGCTTCAGTTTGAGATGTGCTGAAGTCATAT contains these protein-coding regions:
- the TMEM53 gene encoding transmembrane protein 53 → MQNLAKKLLKLLFDYRVEMKPLFFHVFSNGGAMFYRYIVDLLHTQQEFQQLKVVGTVFDSAPGRKNLSGALRAMSIVLASYNVCVKYSLLLTFAVLAVTFRIVLYPFSRFVHETHYDAMLKQPSEWPELYLYSKADPVILASDVENMVKARRQRQVVVKTVDFIDSNHVSHLRAYPTSYVTHCTSFMYSCIGST